The Myroides phaeus DNA segment TTTCCTATCAGTCCATCTATTCCAATACTTAATGCCTTGCCTGCATCTGAAAACGCAAGTTCTCTTATATGACAAGAGGCACATGATATTGTATTATCTTCTGACAAACGTACATCATGAAATAACTTTTTACCTAATTCAAATCTTGATTGTCGTAATTCGTTGTTTTTAAAAGTATATTTTAACGCGGGAAAATTACTTGGCTTTTCCCAATGTAAAATATCATTGTCTACTTCTATAAGTTCTTCATAATTATCTGATGAACAACTAATCAACAAAAAACCTCCTATTAAACTTAAAATAATCTTTTTCATAGAAATAAGTGAAGGGAAGACTGACTAATCTTCCCTTCTTGATAAAATCAAATAATCAACTATTCAGTAATTTTTACTTCTTTCACACTGAACATATTCACTGCATTCTCCATAATCTTTGGAGCACGCACTTTGTCCACCATGATATATTGTTTCTCTACTAAAGAAATTTTGTTTTTGTCATCTAACAACTTAGACACCTCTACATCTAACTCAACCGTTGCAGCATATTTATCACTTACTTTAACAACGTCTTTTGTTGTCAATACAACTTCTCTATAATTATCTAACTTACTTCCGTGACTACCAATGTGTAATTGGAAATCATCTGCTTCAGATCCAGCGCTTGTGAAGAAACCTTGGCAGTTAATAAATTTATACCCTGTAAGCCATCCCCAAATAAGGTTGTGTTCTCTACATAAATCCCAGAACTCTTGTTGATCTTCTAAACCTCTAAGATATTTTTCTTGGTCAACTCCCATACCAAATTTAATACCAGTATAACGCCCTGCAGGAACATCTTTAAGAACTACTTTAAAATCGTTAGATTCTGAATCTACAAAAAAGTAACTCTCATTTTTAGGATATGTAAACACTTCACCTTTATCATCTGTCAGCTGAAAATTACCAATGATGTATTTTAAAAATGTAATGTTTAACTCTTCCTTATTTCCATTTGATTTATAAAAAGTATCGTATTTCAAAGCTTCTCCAAACATTTTGTGATCAAAATTGAAAGTAACAGTATTCTTCCCTTCTAATACTTCAAGTTTTCTGTCTAATACTTCATCTGTTGCATCATCACTTGTACAAGAAGTTAAAGTAATTGAAGCGCATAAAAATAATGTGATATATGATAAAAATTTGTTCATTTTAATTGTATTTATAAGTTTAAAAAAGTCAATAGGTATCCTGTTCGATATACTCGAACTACCTTAAAAAGCTAATATTAAAACTTATACGATTGGAGGTTGTAATACAAATGAACTATATAAGTAGTTATACAAGTTTAAATAACCACTGTGTTCAAAATCCTTTTTAAAAGAATAATCAACGAAGTCAAACTCTGTTTTATAAGTAAAAACAGGAATAAAATCTAAAAGAACAGTTGCCTTTTCTAAATGAACTGGGGCTTTTGTTTCTAATGTTTTATCAAGTTCCTTCGCTAAGTGACACTTCCCGTTACACTCTAATTGTGGTTTATCCACATTCTCACATAAAACGGTTGATATATAATCATAATTGACCATATACTCCACTACCGGCATTACCGGACGGAATATAAATACGAGTACTATGATGATATATAATTTTTTCACGTGCCAAAAATATTTAAGTATAAAATCTTATACTAAAGTTATCCCTCTTAAATCTATTGAAATTCACCAATAGTGAAACAAAAGGAATAAATATTGAAATTTAAGTAAAACTCTTGCGATAGTTTTCCGGTGTTATCCCCTCTTGCTTCTTAAAGAAAGTCACAAAATAAGAAGTACTATCAAAACACAACTCCCTTGCAATCTCATTAATATTGAAACTACTAAACTGCAATAATCGTTTTGCTTCTACTACTATGCGTTGTCTTACTATATGACCTGCAGTAACGCCCTTTTCCTGCTTGCAAAGTTTATTTAGGTAATTTGGGGTTACACAAAGTTTTTCTGCGTAAAAAGCAGGTGTTTTTGCTTCTTTAAAGTGTTGCTCAACTAAATCTTGAAACATTAGTATACGATTATTAACTGCAGTCTTTATCTGCTTATAATTATCTACCACACATTCCTTGTTTAGAGTTTGTAATTCGCACAAAAGAATATTTAAGTAAGAACGCAAAACCTTTTCGCGATCCGGTCTTTCTGAAGCATGTTCAACATCCATCAATTCCAACAAAACAGACAACTTCCCTAAAACGCTTGGCTCTATTTGTTGTGAAGGCGAACTATCTGCTTGAAAGAAATCAAAAAAACGAAGTACATTTTCATGATACCTCAAAGAAAAGAATGACTCCTCAAAACAAATAAAACTTCCCTTACAATCTTTTAAAACATTGAATTTTACAATGTCTCCAGGTTTAATAACAATTACTTTTGAAGAAGTACCTGCTAACAAAAAGTCATTTACACTTAAACTATACTCTCCTTCTTTCAACACTAACAACATATAACTATTAGCGCGGAAGTACTCACACAAAATAGGGTGATCTACTAACAACGCATTCATACTTTTCATGTAAAAAGAAGACTGATCTTGAGTAAAATAATTTAAAGCACAAGACTTTACTATCTTACTTGACATAAGAAATTTTGGTTTAATATTATACAATAGTACTCATCACTAAAATTTTAGCAATGAAATTAGTCCGATAAAATAATATTAAACGTAGAGGGGAGGACGAAGTACGCCATTAGAAAAAAGTCCAGCATATAGATTCTTATAACCATCTATTGCTAAACAATCTGAAGTAAAATCAACCTTAGAGTTTTGTTGAACTTCATTGGTATCAAAAAATAATAAAGAAAAAGCTATTGAACACAACTTCTTTGTGTCCTTTTCTTTTTGCTCTTCCGCTACTTTAGCCATCTCCTGCATTAAATAACATTTTCCGTTACACTGCATTTCAGGCTTATCTTTATTTATACACAAAACAGTAGCAATATAATCATAGTCCACTAAATAGTTCATTAAGGGAACTATCGGACGAAAGACAACTAATGTTATGATTATAAATAAAAACTGTTTCACATCACAAATATACATACCTAAAGGATAGAAACAAAGCATAAAAAAAGGCGCTACTAAAGAAGTAACGCCTTTGATAATTTCTTATCCTAAATAAGTTTTCAAGATTTTACTTCTTGATGTATGTTTTAATCTGCGAATTGCTTTCTCTTTAATTTGACGAACACGCTCTCTTGTTAAATCAAAAGTTTCTCCTATTTCTTCTAATGTCATTGGGTGTTGATCACCTAATCCAAAGTATAAACGAACAACATCAGCCTCACGTGGAGTTAATGTATCTAACGCTCTTTCAATCTCTGTTCTTAAAGATTCGTGAATCAACTCTCTATCCGGATTTGGAGATTCACCAGAACGCAATACGTCATATAAGTTAGAATCTTCTCCTTCTACTAATGGTGCATCCATTGATAAGTGACGCCCAGAGTTTTTCATACTCTCCTTAACGTCATTTACAGTCATATCTAATTCTACTGCAATTTCTTCTGCAGAAGGTGGACGTTCGTTAGATTGCTCTAATAAAGCGTACATCTTATTAATTTTATTAATAGAACCAATCTTGTTCAATGGAAGACGTACAATTCTTGATTGCTCAGCAAGAGCAGACAAAATTGATTGACGAATCCACCATACAGCATATGAAATGAACTTAAAACCTCTCGTCTCATCGAAACGTTGTGCAGCTTTGATTAATCCTAAGTTTCCTTCATTAATCAAATCGGGAAGTGTTAAACCTTGATTTTGATACTGTTTTGCAACAGATACAACGAAACGTAAATTCGCTTTCGTTAATTTCTCAAGAGCTCTTTGGTCACCAGCTTTAATTCGCTGTGCTAATTCTACTTCCTCATCAGCAGTAATCAAATCTACTTTACCAATTTCTTGCAAGTATTTATCAAGAGATGCCGTCTCACGATTCGTTACCTGCTTGGTAATTTTAAGTTGTCTCATATTATTTCTATCCTTATTTTCCGATTAATATCCTTGTGTCACATTTGTTATACGTACAAACGTTACAAAAGGTTACAAAAGTTTTACTCTTTTCCTACATTTAACACTCAATTAAGAAAAAAGCCCCAATTTAGATACTCTAAACTGGAGCTTTTTGTTACAATAACTATGCTATATTACAATAAATAAGCTTAGTAATTATTTGTTTTACTTAACTCTTCTTCATCTACTTCCACTTCATCTAAGTATCTTTCTAAACTATCATCCAACTCTTTCATCCAAGGCGTGTGATGTTCTTCAGCTGTTACACCTGTCATAACTGAAGTGTAAACTTTATCACGGTAATGTAAAATATTCACCTCTTTGTCATTCATCCAGCTTTTAAACATCTCTGCTACTTTGTCTAAATCGAATGTAGGATAATCAGTTAAGTCAATTAACTCTTTAATATATGCTGTTTGAAAATCAACGTGCTCTGGTCCTGTACTCGCAGCTTTTACAGCTTTCAACCAATTATTAATATCTTCATCACGTTTCTCTTTTGCAGGCAATGCAATTCTTCCTAACATATAATCACGGGCGAACCAAGCCTGAGAGTCAAACATATTGAATGTATAATATTGGTCTTGCATCCCTAAGAACAACAATCTTTCATTTTCATTGAAAATAACTCCTTTATATAAATTATCAGGATACAAACTATTCTTTGTTTTTAATCGTAATTCATCAGGCAAGAAAGGGAATTTATGTTGATAACCTGTACATAAAATAACCGCATCAAAAGCCTTAGAAGAACCATCTTTAAAATAAGCTACATTATCTTCAAAATGTGTAACTAAAGACCTCTCTTCTATTCCTTTTGGCCACTTAGCTCCAATAGCATTGGTACGATAAGCAATCGTTACTGATTTACTACCATGTTTAAAACATTGTACACCTATATCCTCGGCAGAATAACTACTTCCTATTAACAATACATCTTTATCTATAAACTGATCTGCCCCTCTAAAATCGTGCGCGTGCATTACTGTTCCAGGGAAATTATCAATACCTTTAAAATAAGGCATGTTTGGCGTAGAGAAATGTCCTGTACCAACAACTAAATAATCAAAAAACTCTTCAAAAGTTTCATTCTTAACTAAATCGTCAAAAACAACTCTGAACTGCTTTTTATCTTCTAAATAGTCAACCCATCTTGCAACCGTATTAAACTTAATAAAATCACGCGCTTTACTCTGTTTAATTCTTCCTTCTATATAGTCAAACAAAACCTCTCTTGGAGGGTAAGAAGAAATTGGAGTCTTGAAGTGATCCATAAAAGTATAATCAGCAAACTCTAAACACTCTTTTGGTCCGTTTGACCACAAGTACTTGTACATACTCCCGTGTAAAGGCTCACCATATTTCCCTACACCAGTTCTCCAAGTATAGTTCCACATTCCACCCCAGTTATCTTGTTTTTCATAACATTTAATCTCTGGTATGGGATTTCCTTTTTTTTGTTCTGATTCAAAAGCTCTTAACATAGCTAATCCACTCGGACCAGCACCAATAATTCCTACTTTAAAATTTGACATAAATACATAATAAGTTTGTCCTCGTTTTCAATAAACGAAGAAATTAATAAATTAGATTGTTACTGATTACTCAGCCGAGATAGAATACTAACAGAAATAGCATCCTACATAGGACATCCAAAAAACTATGGATGTTAAAACAGAAAGGGATAACGTCTTATGCCCTTATTAGGTGGATTTACATAATAATCCAATTTGAGATAGGTAGCAAAAAAGGTGCTTAAATAAGCATAAATACCTTTTAAAAAAGTATTCGCTACCTTTAGTAACATAGCTAATATATTAAATATTAACCAATTAAAAAAATACACAGCGATTTTTCAATTTTACACTATGGCGATATTTTATTAAAAAATGCTCAGTATTAGTAATTAAAAAATCACAAACTGTAATTAACATTAATAACCCAACTGACACCCTATAAAATTATAGAAACCATAAAAATAGGTCTAAAACAAAAAAAGGGTACCTTTTATCAAGGTACCCTACTTTTTATGATAAAGTGAAATATAAATTATTTCGCTTGGTTATCTTTATTTGGAGTTTCGTCTTTTTTCTCTGCACGAGGTGGACGAGGCATTAAAGCTTTTCTTGAAACTTTAGCTTTTTTAGTTTTTGGATCAATACCTAAGTATTTAATCTCTAACTCTTCTCCCATTTTCAATACATCAGAAACATTTTCAACACGTTTCCAATCTAATTCTGATACGTGTAATAAAGTTTCTTTACCTGGTACAAATTCTACAACAGCACCGAAGTCTAACATTTTTACAACTTTTACAGTATATACCTCATTTTCTACTGGAGAGAATGTAATATTACTAATAGAAGATAATGCTTTATCCATACCTTCTTGGCTTGTACCTAATACTTCAATAATTCCGAAGTCACCTTCTTCATTAATAACGATTGTAGTACCAGTTTCAGCTTGTAAAGCTTGAATGTTTTTACCTCCAGGTCCGATCATTGCACCGATAAATTCTTTAGGAATACTAACAGTAACAATTTTTGGAGCTTTAGGTTTAACTGTTTCATTTGGAGTAGCAATTGTATCAGTTAATTTTCCAAGGATATGGATACGACCGTCATGAGCTTGTTTCAAAGCTTGAACCATAATATCATAAGCTAACCCTTCGATTTTGATATCCATCTGACAAGCAGTGATACCATCTTTAGTACCTGTAACTTTAAAGTCCATATCTCCTAAGTGATCTTCATCACCTAAAATATCAGACAATACAGCCCAACGTCCAGTTTTGCTATCAGAAATTAATCCCATTGCAATACCAGAAACTGGTTTTTCAATTTGAATACCAGCATCCATTAAAGCTAATGTACCAGCACATACAGTTGCCATTGAAGAAGAACCATTAGATTCTAAAACCTCAGAAACCAAACGAATTGTATAAGGACAATCAGCAGGAATCATAGTTTTCAATGCACGTTGTGCTAAGTTTCCGTGTCCAACTTCACGACGAGAAACACCTCTTAAAGGTTTAGCTTCTCCTGTTGAGAATGGAGGGAAGTTATAGTGTAAGTAGAATTTCTCTTCTCCTTGTTCACTTGGCAAGTCAATAACGTTAGCTTCTCTTGAAGTACCTAATGTTACAGTTGCCAATGCTTGTGTTTCACCACGAGTAAAGATTGAAGAACCATGTGCTGATGGTAAGTAATCAACTTCACACCAAATAGGTCTAATTTCAGTAGTCTTACGACCATCTAAACGAATACCTTGATCTAAAATTAAGTTACGAACAGCCTCTTTTTGAGTTTTGTTGAAGTATTTACTAATTAAATCAGCTTTCTCTTCTCTTTCTTCTTCAGAAAATAAAGCTAAAACTTCTTCTTTTACTTCAGCAAATTTCTCGCTTCTTTCGTGTTTAGCACTTGCATGAGATGCGATTTCATATAACTTAGTATAAGCAGCATTATGAACAGCAGACTGGATGTTTTCATCTTCCTCTTCTCCTTCATATTCTCTATACTCTAAGTTTAATGCAGCACGCATTTTTTCTTGAGCTTCAATTTGCAATTTGATAGCCTCATGTGCAAATTTAATAGCCTCTACCATTTCAGCTTCAGAAATTTCTTTCATCTCACCTTCAACCATAGCAACAGAATCTTTAGAAGCACCAATCATCATATCGATGTCAGACTCTTCTAATTGAGCTTTACTTGGGTTAACGATAAATTGTCCGTTAATACGAGCAACTCTTACTTCTGAAATGTAGTTATAAAATGGAATGTCAGACACAGCTAATGCTGCAGAAGCAGCTAAACCAGCTAATGCATCAGGCATAACATTTTCGTCATGAGACATCATCTGAATCATAACTTGTGTTTCAGCGTGGTAGTCATCTGGGAACAATGGTCTTAATACACGGTCAACAAGACGCATAGTTAAGATTTCTTGGTCACTTGGACGAGCTTCACGTTTGAAAAAACCTCCTGGAAAACGTCCAGCAGCAGCAAATTTTTCTCTGTAATCTACAGTTAATGGTAGAAAATCAACTCCTGGATTAGAAGTACGTGCAGAAACTGCTGTAGCTAAAAGCATACAGTCTCCCATACGAACAACTACAGATCCATCCGCTTGTTTCGCTAATTTTCCTGTTTCGATAGAAATAGTTCTTCCATCTCCAAGATCGATAATTTCTTTGGTTACCTTAGGAATCATAATAATTTAATACTTTAGGGTTTCTGTCTCTCCGAAGAGAGACATTAATAATTGTGTGTTGTGTTGTGTGTTGTTGTGTAGTTGTATGAAACCCAATGAAAAACCAGTCTTTTTTTGCCAAAAGGCTAAAAAGAAAAAGAGGCGCACAAGGGCACCTCTTCACTATTGATTATTTTCTAATATTCAATTCTTTAATAATCTCACGATATCTGTTGATCTCAGTTTTCTTTAAGTAGTCAAGAAGTCTTCTTCTTTTACCTACTAAAAGAACTAATGAACGCTCAGTATTGTAATCTTTACGATTTCTTTTTAAGTGCTCAGTTAAGTGAGAGATTCTGAAAGTAAACAAAGCGATTTGTCCTTCAGCTGATCCCGTGTTTGCAGCTTGTCCTCCGTGTTTAGCGAAGATTTCAGCTTTTTTTTCTTTTGATAAATACATGCCAATATTCTTTTTAAATGATTTTTATGCATGAACTATAGACGATCTATATTTCGATTGCAAAGGTAATTTTATTTTTTAATTTAAAGCATTATGTGAAGACTTTTTTTAAAAAGATTTTTATTGCTCCTCAAATACTTTTCAGCAAATCAAATTAAAACATACTGGCTACTTCTAAATTCAGGTTTTCCAAAAACTCTTGGTCTTTAGGTGTAAAAGCAGCTATGGTATGAGAATCAATATCTATCTGACCAATATTTACCCCCTTTACAAATAAAGGCACCACAATTTCTGACTTCACAGTAATACTACAAGCTATATAATTATCTTGTGCTGTAACATCATCTACTAAAAAAGTTGCATTACTATTAGCCACTTGACCACAGATTCCTTTTCCAAAAGGTATTATAACGTGATCTGTTTCATCTCCAACATAAGGACCTAACTCTAATACCTTTTTATTGTGATCTGCAAAATAAAACCCTACCCAATCATAATAAGGTATAGAGTCAAATAACAACTGACAAATCCCCAATAGTTTTTGCTCTTTATTTTTCTCACTATCTACAATAATATCTTTTGCTTGTTCTAATAATACTTTATAATCCATACTACAATTAAAATTACTTTTGAATTCTAAAAATATAGAAAAACAAGATTAGTAAAGTTTTTTTAACAAAAGTATTTTTTATCTAATTCTGTTTTATACTCCATAAAAAAAGTCTCCTACAAGAGCAACAACAAAAGTTGAAAATAAAACTTGGTTAATCTAAAAGAGAAAAGACCTTATCTCTGCCCGTTCTAAAGTACTTTATTTACACATTGAAGAACTCAGAAGAAGTTTACATACTTCTATAATTAAAGTTGTAAATAATTTCTAAGAATGTATTTCGAAAGTCTTTAAAACAGTATAAAAGCTCTATTATCATAAGCTTCTTTGATACTTGTTTCACACAAATACCACACAAGTACCAGACACCTTCGGAAAAAAGGCTATTTTTCCGAACTTCTGTGGGACTTGAGTGGGAGATGTCTCGAACATAATACGTTTAAAACTACACTTTGATATGTTCTATATCACAAGAACATATCAATATATTATACTTTAAATCTTCGTTTATTTTATTTCTGACAAAAAGAGTTGTCTACGCTTAATCCACAACTTTGGCGCCTGATATATTATTATGAAGATTTATTTGTAGGGGTATTAAAAACAAAAAAGCACTAATGCAAATACATTAGTGCTTTTCTCAAACAACAATATGCAATTTTGTAGCCAAACTCACAAACTACAAAATCTATTTATTTTTTATAGCAATTTTATTTTTCTTAAATGTATTGCTTCAGCAAATACTTAATTAAATCTGTTGTAGTTAAAATCCCTACTAACATATCTCCTTCCATAACAGGTAAGGATCTAAAATCTTTTTCAACTAATATTTCTGCCGCTTCTCTGACGTTTTCATCAGCTTGTATTGTAATAACATCCTTCACCATTACTTGTTCAATAGTAAACATATTATAAACAGTCATATCAATTATTTCATCATTCTCACCAACTGTTTCTGCTAAACTAATTTTCAACAAATCAGTATAACTTAAAATCCCTACAAGTTTGTTTCCAGAAACAACAGGTAAGTGGCGGATTTTATGTTTTTTAAACAATCCTTCTGCATAAGTAAGCGAATCTGTAATATTCAACTTAACAATATCAGAAGCCATAATACTCGAAACTGGAACTCTCTGTTTCATATCAGCACCTTTTTAGAATAGCCCAAAACTACTTCACATTTAGTCATTAAAATATGATTTTTATCATACTTTGTGATATTTGGTCAAATAAAAAAAGCGAAGTAAATACTTCGCTTCTCAATCTATATAATTTTGCGTCCGTGGGAGGTTTCGAACCCCCAACCCTCAGAGCCGAAATCTGATATTCTATCCAGTTGAACTACACGGACACTATATAATTTAGTTTGTCAATAAAGACTTTACTATAGTTGAAATTGTTTTTCCATCAGCTTTACCTGCTAACTCTTTTGATGCAAGTCCCATAACTTGTCCCATTGAAGCCATTCCACTAAAACCTCCTGTAGAAATAATCTCACTAATAACTTTCTTCACATCTTCTTCTGACATTTGCTCTGGTAAGAATTGCTCGATAACAGCTACTTGTGCTAACTCTGGTTCTACCAAATCCATACGTCCTTGTTCTGAAAATATGTTTGCACTATCCTTTCGTTGCTTAACTAATTTCTGTAAAATTTTAATTTCTTCTTCTTCAGTTAGCTCAGTTTGTGCCCCTGATTGAGTTTGGGCTAATAATAACTCAGACTTAATTGCTCTAAGTGCCTCTAAAGCTACTGTATCTTTAGCTTTCATTGCACTTTTCATTGCATCCATAATCTTAGATTGTAAACTCATATCAAATATTTTATTTAAGTGCAAATATATAAAAAAGCCCGAAAAAAGTATAACTTTTTCGGGCTCTATATATAAGGTCTGTCCTAATATTAATCTACATTGTCATGTAAAAAAGAATTATTCGATCTTAATTTAGCATCGTTATTACTATCAACACCGAAGCTAACTCTTGACTTTCCAGTTACATCATCTGTATCTTTCAAATCTACTCCACTTCTTTTATAAGCTGGTTCACGCTCTAATTCAGTTAACTGATTATTTGTGTTATTAAACTTATAATTAAAGTCTTTCATCTTTTTTCTTCTTTCAGCAGCACGACTTCTTAAAGTAAACTCTTCAATACTCATTTCCATTGGGTTTACTTCATCCAATTCTTCATCTAAAACAATTTCTGTTTCGTTTACAATTGGCTCAGCTTTTACTTCTGACTTTACAGAAAATTTGAATTCTTCTGCAATATCTTCTTGATGTTTATTTACAGGTTTAGCAGCAGATAATTCACTTTCTTTTTCAGTATAATCTTCTAAAGTAAAACGAATAACTTCTTCTTTTGGAGCAAGAGTATTTCCTACTGTTACTTCATTTGCAGATAAATGTGACGCAAAAGGTTGTGTGTTTTTTTCTTCTACAGATAAACCAATTGGCTCAACCACTCTCTTTTGAGTTGTATTAATAACTGTTAAAGGTTCAGCTTTTGGAGCTACTATAACAAACTCAGGATCCACAACTTTAATATCACGAATGTCCTTAGCTTTATTAGAAACTTGCTCTACTGATAAGTTAACATTCTTTTTAACCTCTTCTTTCGGTGTTACATTTTCAAAAAACACGTCTAAATTTGAAGCTTCATTTGTTCTGTCAATGATAGTAAAATCATTCTCTCCTGTTGGTAAAACTGGATCTCCATCTTCAGGATCATCACCACCGTCTAAATAATCATCGTCATTATCGTCTTCATCAAAATCATCTTCTAAATTATAGATAGTGATTTTTTCTTCTTTAGGCTCTTCTGCTTCTTCTGTTTGACCAAAAGTATTAGCGATATCAGTACTACTTAAAGCTGATAAAGGTTCATTTGGTGTAGAAAAACTAAAAGAACTTAATGGCGCAGCTGAAGATAAATTTCTTACTGCTTTTTGCTCATCATCTAAAGTATGAATAATCATCTTTGGTTCAGATGTAGTAACAATGTTCTTTTGTTGCTCTATATTGAAACCTGTAGCAATAATTGTTACAGAAATAGCTTCTCCTAATGTATCATCTTCACCAACTCCCATAATGATATTAGCATTATGACCAGCTTCAGTTTGGATGTGATCATTAATTTCTCCAATTTCATC contains these protein-coding regions:
- the ftsZ gene encoding cell division protein FtsZ, with the translated sequence MENTDFGGIKFDLPKNQSNVIKVIGVGGGGSNAINHMFKQGIKGVDFIVCNTDSQALENSTVPNKIQLGVNLTEGLGAGANPEVGQQSALESIEEIEKMLDVNTKMVFITAGMGGGTGTGAAPVIAQLSKERDILTVGIVTIPFQFEGKVRQEQALKGVERLRKQVDSLVVINNNKLREVYGNLGFKAGFSKADEVLSTAARGIAEVITHHYTQNIDLKDAKTVLSDSGTAIMGSATASGETRAKDAIVDALDSPLLNDNKITGAKNVLLLIVSGSNEITIDEIGEINDHIQTEAGHNANIIMGVGEDDTLGEAISVTIIATGFNIEQQKNIVTTSEPKMIIHTLDDEQKAVRNLSSAAPLSSFSFSTPNEPLSALSSTDIANTFGQTEEAEEPKEEKITIYNLEDDFDEDDNDDDYLDGGDDPEDGDPVLPTGENDFTIIDRTNEASNLDVFFENVTPKEEVKKNVNLSVEQVSNKAKDIRDIKVVDPEFVIVAPKAEPLTVINTTQKRVVEPIGLSVEEKNTQPFASHLSANEVTVGNTLAPKEEVIRFTLEDYTEKESELSAAKPVNKHQEDIAEEFKFSVKSEVKAEPIVNETEIVLDEELDEVNPMEMSIEEFTLRSRAAERRKKMKDFNYKFNNTNNQLTELEREPAYKRSGVDLKDTDDVTGKSRVSFGVDSNNDAKLRSNNSFLHDNVD